A region from the Candidatus Sulfotelmatobacter sp. genome encodes:
- a CDS encoding phosphatidate cytidylyltransferase: MNATAPATPQAPADPAPKSSGWSLRLRIASGLLFVPLLILLARAGGLAFTSFVALQNILGLREFFRMMRAKRLEPNVTLGITAGALMPFVCYRPHWIPGDLLVAGLVMLQLALGLRRPNRERLVEGMAVTMFGLLYVGWLASHLVLLRELPWIAGLDYASGWRFVLLAFFVTWSCDTGAYAFGRMFGRIRPWAQISPRKSLEGSLGGLGTALIAAFIARAWFAPFLSIRDAAVLGLLVGICGQVGDLVESLLKRDASHGDSSDIIPGHGGILDRFDSLYFAAPLIYYYLRMVVFRVP; this comes from the coding sequence TTGAACGCCACCGCCCCGGCGACGCCGCAGGCACCGGCCGACCCGGCGCCGAAGTCCTCCGGCTGGTCGCTTCGTCTCCGCATCGCCAGCGGCCTCCTGTTCGTGCCGCTGCTGATCCTGCTGGCGCGGGCGGGCGGGCTTGCCTTCACCAGCTTCGTGGCGCTTCAGAACATCCTGGGCCTGCGCGAGTTCTTCCGCATGATGCGCGCCAAGCGCCTCGAGCCGAACGTGACGCTGGGCATCACTGCCGGCGCGCTGATGCCGTTCGTCTGCTATCGCCCGCACTGGATCCCGGGGGACTTGCTGGTGGCGGGACTGGTGATGCTGCAACTGGCGCTCGGGCTGCGGCGGCCCAATCGCGAGCGCCTGGTCGAGGGCATGGCGGTCACCATGTTCGGCTTGCTCTACGTGGGCTGGCTCGCCTCGCATCTGGTGCTGCTGCGGGAGCTGCCGTGGATCGCGGGACTCGACTACGCGAGCGGCTGGAGGTTCGTGCTGCTGGCCTTCTTCGTCACCTGGAGCTGCGACACCGGCGCCTACGCGTTCGGCCGGATGTTCGGCCGGATTCGGCCGTGGGCTCAGATCTCGCCCCGCAAGTCGCTGGAAGGTTCGCTCGGGGGCCTCGGCACCGCGCTGATCGCCGCGTTCATCGCGCGTGCGTGGTTCGCTCCGTTCCTGTCGATTCGCGACGCCGCGGTGCTCGGACTGCTGGTCGGGATCTGCGGTCAGGTCGGTGACCTGGTGGAATCGCTGCTCAAGCGCGACGCGAGCCACGGGGACTCCTCCGACATCATTCCCGGGCACGGCGGGATCCTCGATCGCTTCGACAGTCTGTATTTCGCGGCGCCGCTGATTTACTACTACCTGCGCATGGTGGTGTTCCGGGTGCCATGA
- a CDS encoding glycosyltransferase family 9 protein, whose product MSAGILAIRPRNLGDVVLLTPALRALGRGHSDAELHVITDPPFATLVAAQPGVTRVWTTPRSAGETLGLLARLRARRWDWAIDFFGNPRTAFLAAACGARRSAGYDLRGRGRAYRVRVPRGAERGGHREYAAATHVRLAVAAGGVADGVVPSLSLPAHARASAMQLLQHAGIREPQRAVGLVAAGSWPTKTWPEAHAALLARLLRERGREVLLLAGPGEERVTRAITSLAPGLALLPPCDVPALAAVIERLGAVVGTDSGPRHLAVALGVPSYSWFGPTHPDNWTPEDPRHGYWRSPLPCAGCDRTRCPHWNCLPGLDPAEAGERVLVHLERHERHASDFRPAAGA is encoded by the coding sequence ATGAGCGCCGGAATCCTGGCGATCCGGCCGCGCAACCTCGGCGACGTCGTGCTGCTGACGCCGGCGCTGCGGGCGCTCGGTCGCGGGCATTCCGATGCCGAGCTGCACGTGATTACGGATCCGCCGTTTGCGACGCTGGTCGCCGCTCAGCCTGGAGTCACCCGGGTCTGGACGACCCCGCGCTCCGCCGGCGAGACGCTCGGATTGCTGGCCCGCCTGCGAGCGCGCCGCTGGGATTGGGCGATCGATTTCTTCGGCAATCCGCGCACCGCGTTCCTGGCCGCCGCCTGCGGAGCGCGGCGGAGCGCGGGCTACGACCTGCGTGGGAGGGGACGCGCCTATCGGGTGAGGGTGCCGCGCGGCGCGGAACGCGGCGGCCACCGCGAGTACGCGGCCGCCACCCACGTGCGGCTGGCCGTCGCGGCCGGCGGCGTCGCGGACGGAGTCGTCCCCTCGCTGTCCCTCCCGGCGCACGCCAGAGCGAGCGCCATGCAGCTGCTCCAACATGCCGGAATCCGCGAGCCGCAGCGGGCAGTGGGCCTGGTGGCGGCCGGCAGCTGGCCGACCAAGACCTGGCCCGAGGCGCATGCCGCACTGCTGGCGCGGCTCCTGCGCGAGCGCGGCCGCGAGGTGTTGCTGCTCGCCGGTCCGGGCGAGGAGCGGGTGACACGGGCGATCACGTCGCTCGCGCCCGGGCTCGCGCTGCTGCCGCCCTGCGACGTGCCCGCGCTCGCCGCCGTGATCGAGCGGCTCGGCGCCGTGGTCGGAACCGACAGCGGCCCGCGGCATCTGGCGGTGGCGCTCGGTGTTCCCAGCTACTCCTGGTTCGGTCCGACCCATCCCGACAACTGGACGCCCGAAGATCCGCGCCACGGATACTGGCGATCGCCGCTGCCCTGTGCGGGCTGCGATCGCACGCGTTGCCCGCACTGGAACTGCCTGCCGGGGCTCGACCCCGCAGAAGCCGGCGAGCGCGTGCTCGTCCACCTGGAACGCCATGAGCGACACGCTTCCGATTTCCGTCCTGCTGCTGGCGCGTGA
- a CDS encoding isoprenyl transferase: MSARTPTPEELRDSGELPRHIAIIMDGNGRWAKARGVPRLMGHRAGRESVREAVKGCVELGVDVLTLYTFSIENWNRPPREISALMAILRQTLRAERKELKSNNVRLQIIGRAADLPGPVRDAIEETQAYLSGSTGLLLNLALSYSGRAEMVDAVRRILREQHRSGISPARVDEEFIARHLYTSGQPDPDLLIRTSGEMRLSNFMLWQLAYTELWITDTLWPDFRRRHLYQAVADYQRRERRFGRVD, translated from the coding sequence GTGTCCGCGCGTACCCCCACGCCCGAAGAGCTTCGCGACAGCGGCGAGCTGCCGCGTCACATCGCCATCATCATGGATGGGAACGGACGCTGGGCGAAGGCGCGCGGCGTTCCGCGCTTGATGGGGCATCGGGCCGGCCGAGAATCGGTGCGCGAGGCGGTCAAGGGCTGCGTCGAGCTGGGCGTCGACGTGCTGACGCTCTACACCTTCTCGATCGAGAACTGGAATCGACCGCCCCGGGAGATCTCGGCGCTGATGGCGATCCTGCGGCAGACGCTGCGCGCCGAGCGCAAAGAGCTCAAGTCCAACAACGTCCGCCTGCAGATCATCGGGCGCGCCGCCGACCTGCCGGGACCGGTGCGCGACGCGATCGAAGAGACCCAGGCCTATCTCTCGGGCTCGACCGGCCTGCTCCTCAACCTCGCGCTGTCCTACAGCGGGCGCGCCGAGATGGTGGACGCGGTGCGCCGAATCCTGCGCGAGCAGCATCGAAGCGGCATCAGCCCGGCCCGGGTCGACGAGGAGTTCATCGCTCGACATCTCTACACTTCGGGGCAACCCGACCCCGATCTGCTGATCCGGACCAGCGGCGAAATGCGTCTCTCGAACTTCATGCTCTGGCAGCTCGCCTACACCGAGCTGTGGATCACCGACACGCTGTGGCCCGACTTCCGGCGGCGCCATCTCTATCAGGCGGTCGCCGACTATCAGCGGCGCGAGCGCCGATTCGGGCGCGTGGATTGA
- the rplM gene encoding 50S ribosomal protein L13, translating to MKTYSAREADIQRQWLVVDAAGQPLGRLASQVAMVLRGKHKPIYTPHVDTGDHVVIINAAKVGLSGRKGQDKKYFHHTMYPGGATWTSIVEMMEKHPERVVERAVRGMVPRNRLGRAMMRKLKVYAGAEHPHAAQQPVAWVPRG from the coding sequence ATGAAGACGTATTCGGCGCGTGAGGCCGACATTCAGCGGCAGTGGCTGGTGGTGGATGCCGCGGGTCAGCCGCTCGGGCGCCTCGCGTCCCAGGTGGCGATGGTGCTGCGGGGCAAGCACAAGCCCATCTACACCCCGCATGTCGACACCGGTGACCACGTGGTGATCATCAACGCCGCGAAGGTCGGGTTGAGCGGGCGGAAGGGACAGGACAAGAAGTACTTCCATCACACCATGTATCCGGGCGGGGCGACCTGGACCTCGATCGTGGAAATGATGGAGAAACATCCGGAGCGCGTCGTCGAGCGGGCCGTGCGCGGGATGGTGCCGCGCAATCGGCTCGGCCGCGCCATGATGAGGAAGCTCAAGGTCTACGCGGGCGCGGAACACCCCCACGCGGCGCAGCAGCCGGTGGCCTGGGTGCCGCGCGGTTAG
- the pyrH gene encoding UMP kinase: MARFQRILLKLSGEILAGPAGHGIDETVMAALADEIRDVHALGVQVGIVTGGGNIFRGLAASTRGMDRVGADYMGMLATVINGLALQHALEHRGLYTRVMSAIEMARVCEPYIRRRAVRHLEKGRIVVLAAGTGNPYFTTDTAAALRAIEVGADVILKATRVDGVYSGDPEKEPTATFFPRISYLDILTRGLKVMDSTAISLCMDNRLPLIVFNVGTRGNLLRVVQGEPVGTEVGAT; encoded by the coding sequence ATGGCGCGCTTCCAGCGCATCCTGCTCAAGCTGAGCGGGGAGATTCTCGCCGGACCCGCCGGGCACGGCATCGACGAGACCGTCATGGCCGCGCTCGCCGACGAGATTCGCGACGTGCACGCGCTGGGCGTGCAGGTCGGCATCGTGACCGGCGGTGGCAACATCTTCCGGGGACTGGCCGCCAGCACCCGCGGCATGGACCGGGTGGGCGCCGACTACATGGGCATGCTGGCGACGGTCATTAACGGCCTCGCCCTGCAGCACGCGCTCGAGCATCGCGGGCTCTACACGCGCGTGATGTCGGCGATCGAGATGGCCCGCGTGTGCGAGCCCTACATCCGGCGCCGCGCGGTGCGCCATCTCGAGAAGGGCCGCATCGTGGTGCTGGCGGCCGGAACCGGTAATCCCTATTTCACCACCGACACCGCCGCCGCGCTGCGGGCGATCGAGGTCGGCGCGGACGTGATCCTCAAGGCCACGCGGGTGGACGGCGTCTACAGCGGCGACCCCGAAAAAGAGCCGACCGCCACCTTCTTCCCTCGCATCAGCTACCTCGATATCCTGACACGCGGACTCAAGGTCATGGACTCGACCGCGATTTCTTTGTGCATGGACAATCGTCTGCCGTTGATCGTCTTCAACGTGGGAACCCGCGGCAACCTGCTGCGCGTGGTGCAGGGGGAGCCGGTGGGCACCGAGGTGGGGGCAACATGA
- a CDS encoding glycosyltransferase family 2 protein — translation MSDTLPISVLLLARDEGPALEALLPRLAFAREVVVVWDANGDAATRAIAERLGARVHSRALDGFGAQRRFALEHCREPWVLWIDADELPAQPPGPLLAPLIASPDLAGATITRRGFFLGRRIRYCGWQSERLVRLFRRDRARFDDAAVHEQVHVEGRIARSELAFDHHSYRSWDACVDKLRRYAGAGAAKAWQEGRRAGALDVALRPPLRFARQYLLQLGFLDGGYGAVLCALAAAQVALKYAELWARTRGVPVR, via the coding sequence ATGAGCGACACGCTTCCGATTTCCGTCCTGCTGCTGGCGCGTGACGAGGGGCCGGCGCTCGAAGCGCTGTTGCCCCGGCTGGCGTTCGCGCGCGAGGTGGTGGTGGTGTGGGACGCGAACGGCGATGCGGCGACGCGCGCGATCGCCGAGCGGCTGGGGGCCCGCGTCCATTCGCGCGCGCTCGACGGGTTCGGCGCGCAGCGGCGCTTCGCGCTCGAACACTGCCGGGAGCCCTGGGTGCTGTGGATCGATGCCGACGAGCTTCCGGCGCAACCCCCCGGACCCTTGCTCGCTCCGCTGATCGCGTCGCCCGATCTCGCCGGCGCGACGATCACGCGTCGCGGCTTCTTCCTGGGCCGGCGCATCCGCTACTGCGGCTGGCAGAGCGAGCGACTGGTGCGCCTGTTCCGCCGCGATCGAGCCCGGTTCGACGACGCCGCCGTCCACGAGCAGGTTCATGTCGAGGGCCGGATCGCGCGCTCCGAACTCGCGTTCGATCACCATTCCTACCGGTCCTGGGACGCCTGCGTGGACAAGCTGCGCCGCTACGCCGGCGCCGGCGCCGCGAAGGCCTGGCAGGAGGGCCGGCGCGCTGGTGCCCTCGACGTGGCGCTGCGACCGCCGCTGCGCTTCGCGCGCCAGTACTTGCTGCAGCTGGGCTTCCTGGACGGTGGCTACGGCGCGGTGTTGTGCGCGCTGGCGGCCGCGCAGGTCGCGCTCAAGTACGCGGAGCTGTGGGCGCGGACACGCGGTGTCCCGGTTCGATGA
- a CDS encoding Maf family protein, translated as MKGRTPSLFWRGRRPLVLASASPRRVALLRQVGASFTVVDPGPDRVWPGDAEPRHGVRALAIDKARRVAVRRPDSVVIGADTVVVARGVRLGKPAHRHEAIQMLSRLQGRTHEVWTGLAVVSGRDERTAAECTRVQFARLTAEEIESYVRAGEPLDKAGAYGIQGQGGMFVRRIEGDYSNVVGLPLARLRAVLEEFE; from the coding sequence ATGAAAGGCAGGACCCCTTCGCTGTTCTGGAGAGGGCGCCGGCCCCTGGTGCTGGCATCGGCCTCGCCCCGGCGCGTGGCCCTGCTGCGCCAGGTCGGCGCGAGCTTCACGGTGGTGGACCCCGGGCCCGATCGGGTCTGGCCGGGCGACGCCGAACCGCGCCACGGTGTGCGCGCGCTCGCGATCGACAAGGCGCGCCGGGTGGCGGTGCGCCGTCCCGATAGCGTGGTGATCGGCGCCGACACGGTGGTGGTGGCGCGCGGCGTGCGGCTCGGCAAGCCCGCCCACCGGCACGAAGCCATCCAGATGCTGTCACGGCTGCAGGGTCGCACCCACGAAGTGTGGACCGGGCTCGCGGTGGTCTCGGGGCGCGACGAGCGGACCGCGGCCGAGTGCACTCGGGTCCAGTTCGCGCGCCTCACGGCCGAAGAGATCGAGAGCTACGTGCGCGCCGGCGAGCCCCTCGACAAGGCCGGCGCGTACGGCATCCAGGGACAGGGCGGCATGTTCGTGCGGCGCATCGAGGGCGATTACTCGAACGTGGTGGGCCTGCCGCTCGCCCGGCTGCGTGCCGTGCTGGAGGAGTTCGAGTAG
- the rpsI gene encoding 30S ribosomal protein S9, which produces MALVTSAAPRTGRRKEAVARVRLLPGMGKHTINDRTPLEYLKRESLVQSALHALTLSNLAGKYNVVARVRGGGLTGQAGALRLAIARALVREDETLKGMLGREGLLTRDPRMKERKKYGRPGARKRFQFSKR; this is translated from the coding sequence ATGGCATTGGTGACGAGCGCCGCACCCCGCACCGGACGCCGGAAGGAAGCGGTGGCGAGGGTCCGGCTCCTGCCGGGCATGGGCAAGCACACCATCAACGACCGCACCCCGCTGGAGTACCTGAAGCGGGAGTCGCTGGTGCAGTCCGCGCTTCACGCGCTGACCCTTTCCAACCTGGCCGGCAAGTACAACGTGGTCGCGCGCGTGCGCGGTGGCGGGCTGACGGGTCAGGCGGGAGCGTTGCGCCTGGCGATCGCCCGGGCGCTGGTGCGCGAGGACGAGACGCTCAAGGGCATGCTCGGCCGCGAAGGGCTGTTGACCCGCGACCCGCGCATGAAGGAGCGCAAGAAGTACGGCCGCCCCGGAGCGCGCAAGCGGTTCCAGTTCAGCAAGCGCTAG
- the dxr gene encoding 1-deoxy-D-xylulose-5-phosphate reductoisomerase: MSASPASARVTVLGATGSIGRQALEVIAHHRDRLMAVGLSAGADLEGLIALARTVRPEALALERSTDESAARAALRAAAPQAEVRVGAGSAEWLAASSGAAVIVNGIVGSAGLGASLAALGTGARLALANKESLVVGGALVRRALQVGGELVPVDSEHSAALQCLCGRPPVEVERLVITASGGALRAHPDWRRASRSEVLAHPVWKMGPRITVDSATLFNKGLELIEARWLFDLDWPKLQAVLHPQARIHAMAIFRDGSSVVQAASPDMRLPIQLALSWPEHWIGEVAPLTPERLAGLEFAPIPDGRFPCFDLARQAGEAGGTLPCALNAADEVAVAAFLDGALSLGQVPECIARVLDQHLREEVESLEQLRSVDRRAREAARAAVPA; encoded by the coding sequence ATGAGCGCATCGCCCGCATCGGCGCGCGTGACCGTGCTGGGCGCCACCGGTTCGATCGGCCGGCAGGCGCTCGAGGTCATCGCGCATCATCGCGATCGTCTGATGGCGGTCGGGCTTTCCGCCGGCGCCGATCTCGAGGGTTTGATCGCGCTGGCCCGCACCGTTCGCCCCGAAGCGCTGGCGCTGGAGCGGAGCACGGATGAATCCGCGGCACGGGCGGCGCTGCGCGCGGCCGCGCCGCAGGCCGAGGTGCGGGTGGGCGCCGGTTCGGCGGAGTGGCTGGCGGCCTCATCCGGCGCCGCGGTCATCGTCAACGGCATCGTCGGCTCGGCCGGCCTCGGCGCCTCGCTCGCCGCGCTCGGGACCGGCGCGCGCCTCGCGCTCGCCAACAAGGAATCGCTGGTGGTCGGGGGCGCGCTGGTGCGGCGCGCACTGCAGGTCGGGGGTGAACTGGTGCCGGTCGACAGCGAGCACAGCGCCGCGTTGCAGTGCCTGTGCGGGCGCCCGCCGGTCGAGGTCGAGCGCCTCGTCATCACGGCCTCGGGCGGCGCGTTGCGCGCGCATCCCGACTGGCGGCGTGCGAGCCGATCCGAAGTGCTGGCGCATCCGGTGTGGAAGATGGGACCGCGCATCACGGTGGATTCGGCGACGCTCTTCAACAAGGGGCTCGAGCTGATCGAGGCCCGCTGGCTGTTCGATCTCGACTGGCCGAAGCTCCAGGCGGTGCTGCATCCGCAGGCGCGCATTCACGCCATGGCGATCTTCCGCGACGGATCGAGCGTGGTGCAGGCGGCCTCGCCCGACATGCGCCTGCCGATTCAGCTGGCGCTCTCGTGGCCCGAACACTGGATCGGCGAGGTCGCGCCGCTGACACCCGAACGGCTCGCAGGGCTCGAGTTCGCCCCGATCCCGGACGGCCGCTTTCCCTGCTTCGATCTGGCCCGGCAGGCGGGCGAGGCCGGCGGCACCCTGCCCTGCGCGCTCAACGCCGCCGACGAGGTCGCGGTGGCGGCGTTCCTCGACGGCGCCCTGAGCCTCGGCCAGGTGCCCGAGTGCATCGCGCGCGTGCTCGATCAGCACCTCCGCGAGGAAGTCGAGTCGCTCGAGCAGCTCCGCTCGGTCGACCGCCGGGCGCGCGAGGCGGCGCGCGCCGCGGTGCCGGCATGA
- the dtd gene encoding D-aminoacyl-tRNA deacylase: MRALVQRVSRARVTVDGRESGAIERGLLVFAGVTHRDAAADADWMAVRLAGLRVFPDGEQPMHLDVRQVNGAALVVPQFTLYADARRGRRPDFTAAARPEQAAPLIERLCTSLAGEGVRVERGIFQAHMRVELENDGPVTLMIESPERAEPKP; encoded by the coding sequence GTGAGGGCGCTGGTGCAGCGCGTGAGTCGCGCGCGCGTCACGGTGGACGGCCGGGAGAGCGGCGCGATCGAACGCGGGTTGCTGGTGTTCGCCGGCGTCACCCATCGCGACGCCGCGGCCGACGCCGACTGGATGGCGGTCCGCCTCGCGGGACTGCGCGTCTTTCCCGACGGCGAGCAGCCCATGCACCTCGACGTGCGCCAGGTGAACGGCGCGGCGCTGGTGGTGCCGCAGTTCACGCTCTACGCCGACGCGCGCCGCGGCCGCCGCCCGGACTTCACCGCCGCAGCCCGGCCCGAACAGGCGGCGCCATTGATCGAGAGACTGTGTACCTCGCTGGCGGGCGAGGGGGTTCGGGTCGAACGTGGCATCTTCCAGGCGCACATGCGGGTCGAGCTCGAGAACGATGGCCCGGTGACGTTGATGATCGAATCGCCCGAGCGGGCGGAGCCGAAGCCATGA
- the frr gene encoding ribosome recycling factor: MSVPSRLVHDAEERMKKSLEATRKEFSAIRSGKATPALLDTVRVEAYGNEVPIKEVASVSAPEARLLVVQPWDKSLIKAVVRGIQQSELGLNPVDDGTVVRVPLPTLTEERRKDLVKLVGKLAEEGRVHVRQIRHDLIKEVHAQQKGHQLSEDEAKRHETEAQKLTDRYIAQIEELLKKKTAEVLEV; the protein is encoded by the coding sequence ATGAGCGTTCCAAGCCGCCTGGTACACGATGCCGAAGAGCGCATGAAGAAGTCGCTCGAGGCGACGCGCAAGGAGTTCTCCGCGATTCGGAGCGGCAAGGCGACCCCGGCGCTGCTCGACACCGTGAGGGTGGAAGCGTACGGAAACGAGGTGCCGATCAAGGAAGTCGCGAGCGTCAGCGCGCCCGAGGCACGGCTGCTGGTGGTGCAGCCCTGGGACAAGTCGCTGATCAAGGCGGTGGTGCGCGGGATCCAGCAGTCCGAGCTCGGGCTCAATCCGGTGGACGACGGCACGGTGGTGCGAGTCCCGCTTCCCACGCTCACCGAGGAGCGCCGCAAGGATCTGGTGAAGCTGGTCGGCAAGCTCGCCGAGGAGGGCCGCGTTCACGTGCGCCAGATCCGGCACGATCTCATCAAGGAAGTGCACGCGCAGCAGAAGGGCCACCAGCTGTCGGAGGACGAAGCCAAACGCCACGAGACCGAGGCGCAGAAGCTGACCGATCGTTACATCGCGCAGATCGAGGAGCTGCTCAAGAAGAAGACCGCCGAAGTCCTGGAGGTCTGA
- the rpsB gene encoding 30S ribosomal protein S2 produces the protein MKDLLEAGVHFGHQTRRWNPQMKKFIFMERNGIYIIDLQKTLKCLQDARATIERVVRGGGHILFVGTKKQAKQIVVEESQRCGMYSVTERWLGGMLTNFKTIRTSIKRLHDLDKMAEDGTFEKLAKKEVSRLSRERARLQFAFAGIKEMPGLPALVFVIDTKKEKIAVSEASRLGIPIVGVVDTNCDPSPIHYPLPGNDDAIRSIRLFAKMVADTVIESRAFAKEGSDQETVSFGGDATEAEGETSAAAV, from the coding sequence ATGAAGGATCTGCTCGAAGCGGGAGTTCACTTCGGGCACCAGACGCGACGCTGGAATCCGCAGATGAAGAAATTCATCTTCATGGAGCGGAACGGCATCTACATCATCGATCTGCAGAAGACCCTCAAGTGCCTGCAGGACGCGCGCGCCACCATCGAACGCGTGGTGCGCGGCGGCGGTCACATCCTGTTCGTGGGGACCAAGAAGCAGGCCAAGCAGATCGTGGTCGAGGAATCGCAGCGCTGCGGCATGTACTCGGTGACCGAGCGCTGGCTGGGCGGGATGCTCACCAACTTCAAGACCATCCGCACCAGCATCAAGCGGCTGCACGACCTCGACAAGATGGCCGAGGACGGTACCTTCGAGAAGCTCGCCAAGAAGGAAGTGTCGCGGCTGTCCCGGGAGCGTGCCCGCCTGCAATTCGCCTTCGCCGGGATCAAGGAGATGCCCGGATTGCCGGCGCTGGTGTTCGTGATCGACACCAAGAAGGAGAAGATCGCGGTCAGCGAGGCGAGCCGCCTCGGCATCCCGATCGTCGGGGTCGTGGACACCAACTGTGATCCCTCGCCGATTCACTATCCGCTCCCCGGAAACGACGACGCCATCCGCTCGATTCGCCTCTTCGCCAAGATGGTGGCCGACACGGTGATCGAATCGCGCGCGTTCGCAAAGGAAGGTTCGGATCAGGAGACGGTCTCGTTCGGCGGCGACGCGACCGAAGCCGAAGGCGAGACCTCGGCCGCAGCCGTCTGA
- the tsf gene encoding translation elongation factor Ts has translation MVTADKVKELRERTGAGMMECKKALVEADGNFDAAVEALRKSGIARAEKRAERAATEGLVESYIHPGNRVGVLIEVNCETDFVARTPEFAELVRNLAMQVAAAGAEYVRREDVPSDRIERERRIYAGQLEGQGKPAQIVEKIVEGKLGKFFEEVCLLDQPYIRDDKQKVGDLVRGASSKTGENIVVRRFSRFRLGQD, from the coding sequence GTGGTCACAGCCGACAAGGTGAAGGAGCTCCGGGAACGGACCGGAGCCGGCATGATGGAATGCAAGAAGGCGCTGGTCGAAGCCGACGGCAACTTCGACGCCGCCGTCGAGGCGCTGCGTAAGAGCGGGATCGCCAGGGCCGAGAAGCGCGCCGAGCGCGCCGCCACCGAAGGCCTGGTCGAGTCCTACATTCACCCCGGCAATCGCGTCGGCGTCCTGATCGAGGTCAATTGCGAGACCGACTTCGTGGCTCGCACCCCCGAGTTCGCCGAGCTGGTGCGCAACCTGGCCATGCAGGTGGCGGCGGCCGGCGCCGAGTACGTGCGGCGCGAGGATGTGCCCTCGGATCGCATCGAGCGCGAGCGCCGCATCTACGCGGGCCAGCTCGAGGGCCAGGGCAAGCCGGCGCAGATCGTCGAGAAGATCGTCGAAGGCAAGCTTGGCAAGTTCTTCGAGGAGGTCTGCCTGCTCGACCAGCCCTACATCCGCGACGACAAGCAGAAGGTCGGCGATCTCGTGCGCGGGGCGTCCTCGAAGACCGGCGAGAACATCGTGGTCCGCCGCTTCTCGCGTTTCCGGCTCGGACAGGACTGA
- a CDS encoding glycosyltransferase, with the protein MRRVCFFGAYDPAYPRNRILRQGLTLEGYEVGEARVRETRAFRRWPALAARFSAAARGASVVLVPEFRHKDVPLARALCGRRVLVFDPLVSRVDTLVEDWRLHAPGSAQARWNAWIDRIALSLPDRVLCDTWAHGRLFETLGARRDRLRRVLVGAEDAFFAVPPRDIESEVRVLYLGGFLPLHGVGVLIDALARLEQRRDLPPWRATLAGRGIEWERSRQSARERGLARVEFPGPVDYAEAPRWMAASDVVLGAFGAGEKAGRVIPHKVYQGLAAGRAVLTGAGEGLNEVFEPGVHLEAVTRGDAAALAGALGELIADRDRRELRARAGRERALEVASPRRIGAELAAILAERE; encoded by the coding sequence ATGAGGCGGGTCTGCTTCTTCGGCGCCTACGATCCCGCCTATCCGCGCAACCGCATTCTCCGCCAGGGCCTCACGCTCGAAGGCTACGAAGTCGGCGAGGCGCGAGTGCGCGAGACCCGCGCCTTCCGGCGCTGGCCGGCGCTCGCCGCACGCTTCTCCGCGGCGGCCCGCGGCGCGTCGGTGGTGCTGGTGCCGGAGTTCCGGCACAAGGACGTGCCGCTGGCGCGCGCGCTGTGCGGGCGGCGCGTGCTGGTGTTCGATCCGCTGGTCTCGCGTGTGGACACGCTGGTCGAGGACTGGCGACTCCATGCGCCGGGATCGGCCCAGGCGCGCTGGAACGCCTGGATCGATCGGATCGCACTGTCGCTCCCCGACCGGGTGCTGTGCGACACCTGGGCGCACGGGCGGCTCTTCGAAACGCTGGGGGCGCGTCGCGATCGGCTGCGGCGCGTGCTGGTGGGAGCGGAGGACGCGTTCTTCGCGGTGCCGCCCCGCGACATCGAGAGCGAGGTGCGCGTGCTGTATCTCGGGGGTTTCCTGCCGCTCCATGGCGTCGGGGTGCTGATCGACGCCCTGGCGCGACTCGAGCAGCGCCGCGATCTTCCCCCGTGGCGGGCAACGCTTGCCGGACGCGGCATCGAGTGGGAGCGGTCGCGGCAGTCGGCACGCGAGCGCGGCCTCGCTCGCGTCGAGTTCCCGGGCCCGGTGGACTACGCCGAGGCGCCGCGCTGGATGGCGGCCAGCGACGTGGTGCTGGGCGCGTTCGGAGCGGGAGAAAAGGCCGGACGTGTAATCCCTCACAAGGTCTACCAGGGACTGGCGGCGGGCCGGGCGGTGCTGACCGGAGCGGGTGAAGGGTTGAACGAGGTGTTCGAGCCGGGTGTTCACCTCGAGGCGGTGACGCGTGGTGATGCCGCGGCACTGGCCGGAGCGCTCGGCGAACTGATTGCCGATCGCGATCGCCGCGAGCTTCGCGCGCGAGCCGGCCGCGAGCGAGCGCTCGAGGTGGCGAGCCCGCGCCGCATCGGAGCGGAGCTCGCCGCCATCCTCGCCGAGCGGGAATGA